Part of the Halorussus limi genome is shown below.
CTCAGTGTCTGACGTAGACTGTTCCACGTCAGAGCTATTGAGGTGGTTCACCAGACAGAACCGACATTTGGTTCGACTCGAAGGAATAGTTGCTCCACAGGAAGAACACTCGCTCTCCGTTGCTGTCGTCTCGTTTGGATATCTTGTAGCGACTGCATCTAGTCGCTGTTGGCTCAACTCCTCGTCACTACTATTGGAGAGTTTGTCGTCGGGGATATGCGTTGCTTCGCCGAGTGGCCGAAGTTCTTCGTGGTCTGAGTCCCGCTGAGTCATCAAGTAATGGAGTACTGCCTCGTCTTCGTATTTAAGCGATAGCCCCGGGTCAACACCTATTGAAAACTACAGCCTTTTTGAATTCTCTACTCCTGATAGAATAAAATTGCCTGTGCGCAATATAGAGGAACGATGTTTCACGTCGGGAGCCAATCTGATCAGAGACTGTCAGGAACAGCGTGCTGAAGAGAGTGAATGTAGCATAAGAACTTCGTTACCTTCTCCGAATAAATCCAGAACCAGCCAATAACTGTGCTTATATATAGGTTGAATCAAATCAAACAATAATTAAGATTGTCATCCGTAGTATGCGCTAAATTGCTCATCACAATTCTGACAGGCTGCTTGCGTATCGCGTCCCGATCTATTTCCACACTTGACCTTTTGAATTACCGTATCCTGATCGGGGACATTTACTATGGCTTCTTTACCGCAACACGGACATGCCGTATTTCGAATAGGCATGATTAGCAACATTTCCGCGTTCGGCTTAAGTCTGTCTACTGCGGTGACTGTGTGCCAATCTGAGAATTTTAGTTGATACGTGCCCGGCTTGTACTTACCACTCACTCTCCCTCAGACTAACCCCCGTTCGTACCACATTCTCGCCTTGTATCTTGCACAGTCCGAGAATGTCTACCGTATCTAGTAAGACTCACAACGGTATCTACGCACTACGAACTACTCACGTCAGCTACTGTGGCACCAGAAGTATTTCAACAGAGCCAGAACTACGAATGAGGGGAACACGCGCCTTCATACAGCGAGTTCGTCCAATGTATCTCGATGAGTGCGGATGGTCACCGTCGAGACATTCGCGGCCCATGCAACTTCTGATTGGACCATCAAGCGGCCTGCGTCACATCCCGCTTTGTATATACATGCGGCGGCGAATCCTGTCGGATCAACGCCTGAAACGGCACCTGCTGATTCTGCTTGGTCTGCTAACTGCCGGGCACGATGCCGAATCTGTTCAGGGATATCAAGCTCGGAGGCTAACTGGGGAATGAATCCACTCGGCCTCACCGGTTGGGCTGGAAGGCCGAGTTCCGTATTCAACGTCTGATACGCAGTCCTCACTCGGGCCTGCTCAACGCGCGCTGGCTCGGTGATCTCCTCGAGTGTTCGCGAGAGGCCGTTACATCGACATGCGCCGTGGACGCTTGCCGCCGCCATCGCTTCGATTGAGTGGCCCCGAAGGAGGTCTTCGTTCTGGGCGCTCCGGAAGAGTTGGCATGCTTGGTCACGAATCGTCTCGGTGAGGTCGAGCCCACTACTGATTCGGCGGACCTCCCCAAGGCCGTGTGCGAGGTTGCGCTCGGCCTTCGACTGGAATCGCCCGCGGGACTGCTCCCGACGGAGTCGACCGAGTTGCCGTCGCTTTCGCCCGGAGAGCTGATTTCCGTTTGCGTCGGTCCCACGCCCGATTTCCGTCGAGAGGCCGCGGTCGTGGCGCGTCGCCGTCAGCGGCGCACCTGTACGCTCTCGGTTCTGCTCGTCGTCACTGAACGACCGCCACTCCGGCCCGTGGTCGATACGTTCGTCCTCAAGAACGAGTCCACACTTCTCACAGACGGTCTCTGCGACGTTCGTGGCGACCCGTCCGTCACACTCCGGGCATTGATTCGTTGTATCGTTCTGTACGTCCTCGTCGAACGCCGTCTCGTAAATCTCGCTCGTTGCCATGATACTCACGAGGGACTCCGTGAACCGGTCTCTCGAAGAGGCCCTCACCAATTGAGGGCAGAATAAACACGTCGTGGTGGGGAACCAAGTCTGACTGCTGTGGCGAAAGCCCGGCCGCGAACGGCCCGTGGGTCGTGAGCGGCCCGGACCGTGGAGGTGGTGGGAGGTGGCGGTGACCGCACCACACCAGCAAAAAAGGGGGGCGTACTCGGGCTATTCCCACCAACGACCGCGCTCAGGGAACTGGATGGTCGTCCACCCGGTCACGGCGAGGGAGACACGTCCTTCGTACCAGTTCCGGGCCGCCCCGCGGATGCACACTTGCTCGCCTTCCTCCATCCACGGCGCTTGCGAGTTTTTCCAGACCGTGACTCGGGTTCGTCCGCTTTCGTCTTCGATGAGTCCGACTTGCGCTATACTTGGATGCGATGGCTCCCACAATGTGTCGACACGCCCGGAGATGCTCACCTCCTTGCGATTCACGTCTTCGAGCTTGCCGATTGGAATCACGTGTCCCGGGGCCGTCTGCAATTCTTCGTGGACGCCGACGACCGCACTCATCATGCCTGCCCCTTCGACCACGCGCTCGGCCAATCGCCGACTAATCGCCGCTCTCGTCCACCCATCCAACTTCTCGCTCAACCGCTGTGTCTGCTCGTTCACGCTTGCTAGCTCGTCTTGGGATAGCTCCTCGCGTGGGTCCGGCCGCTCCGGGTCTGCCATGGGGGTCACGCTTGCCGCCCGCTTCTGGAACTCTCGACGCCGCTCTTTGCTCCGTTTCGCCGCGATGTCTCGCGCTCGCTCTGCCCGACCATCCTGCCGACTGACTTTAGCTCTGATACTGATGCGCTCTAGTTCTGCTTCCCGCGCTCGAATGCGCTCCTCCTGTTCGAGGGTCGCACCCTGAATCCGTTCGTTGTTCGTCTCCTTGATTCCATCTGGGTGGTTGGCATCCACCTTCGCTTGGACCTCCTGTTCGACTGTCGCTCTGAGTTCGGGCGTCTCCTCGACCACCTCGAAGCCATCCGCATCGACTGCTTGCTCGTCCGCCTGTTTGAGTGCCTGTTCATCGACCGAAACGACCTTGCCGCTTGCGTTGTTACTAGACATTGGAGTTAGCGTAGCTCCGAAGGCGCTCACGCGCCCGACACCGCGATGCTCCTACATCGCGGATTTCCTCGACACCCACAACCAACAGACTCATCTGCGCTCTCGCTCGCGCCTTCGCGCGCCCCCTTGGGGCGCGAGCGAGAGCGCACTTTGGGAGAGGATGCATCCAGCGCCGCGCGCCGTCTCGGCCGCCGCGAGCGTCCAGCGGAGTATGCGTCGCGGGGTGAGCACCCACGGCGCGCAACCCCCGGCGGATACCCGCTGGCGTCGAGACCAGATTCACTTTAGCCCGGACCGGGCGCTCGCGGTGTGGAGAGCGCCCGCATGCCCGGAATGGTCGGTCGCGAGCGACGCGGCGGTCTCGTGAGCGAAGCGAACGAGACGTCGGTGAGCTTGCTCACCGGAAGCCGGTAAGCGGCGAGCGGGGCGGGCCGTAACGAAGGACACCCACTCAACCGGCCTTGTCGCCCGTTTACATAGCTGACCTCCTGGCGGACTCAAGAATGAGAACTTCTACTATTGCTCCCAAAACCGTGTCTTCTCAGAGAGATTAGAGAGAGCGGACAGACAGACGTTTCTCAAACTTTTGGTCAGTCTTCTCTCGAATTTCTTGGCGTACTTCATCTTGATCGGATTCAATCCCGAACTCGTCCTCAAACGAATCGAATCCAAGCGTCGTCAGAATATCCAGCAGGAGCTCGATTCGTCGATCCTGTAGAGTCTCATAGGTCCAGAAGGAATTGAAATATGCCACTACATTCGACAACGTCGGGCTCGTCCTCCAGGCTTACGACGACGATCTTCTTTATTGGGCCATGCACCTCGACTCGCCCGTCAAGTGCTTCACACACGGCCTCAAATCCAGAATCATCTGTGGTCAGTTTTCCTTCGCTCAGGAGGGTTACCTGCCCCTGTTCGATTTGCTGGATTTCATCCCCATGTATTTGTATGCCCGAAACTGCTTGAACTCAGGGAGAGGTATGTTGTTTTATGACTCTTGACACTCGGATAAGATACGGATTATCTTTGTATCGACAGACAGAGACAGGTATGGAAGCAACACGAGAAAGGGCTCTTAGCGAACGCGAGTTTGAACTATTGTTAGAAGGAGCTGGGCGGATATCAGATACGCAAAGACGTCTTGAGACACGAGCCGCTATCCTCCTCGGGGGACGCCTGGGACTTCGGCCAGGAGAAACGACGCACCTGTCTACATCGTGGATTGACCTAGAGCGTCAGATGATTCAAATTCCCAAACAAGAAGATTGTACAAAGGGACGTGACGGCGGTATCTGTGGCTACTGTCGGCAAGCGGTGAAACAACGAATGGACCACAATCCCAAGAAGGACTTCCAAAGTTTTGCGGATAGCTATTGGCTCCCGAAAACAGAGGCCGCGTCTCGAACAGTGCCGTACCATTTTTCGTATCGAGTCCGAATCGCGATCGAATTACTACTTGACGAACATGGCGGTTGGCCATACTCGTTCTCGACCTTACAGCGACGTCTGGAAACGGCCCTTGAACTGTCTCCAGAACTGTCCAACGACGCAACCTCATTACACGGACTGCGTGCCACAGCAGCGTCGTACCATGCGGGAAGGGGCTTAGACCTTCCTGCACTTCGAGCAATGTTCGGTTGGGAGGACATCACGACTGCACGTCAATATCTGAATGTCGATGGAGCGATGACCCGGCGAGCGCTGGACAGCATTCATCAGTAAGCTTGAATGGACTAACATTCAAGAACCAGGCGTAGTGCTAACTCAGAAGTTACTCCATTGGCCCTACGTCTCCAAGATGAGTGTATTTCTCAGCGACCTTCTCGATGTAGGCTTCCGTCATAATTCGAGGATTCGACACCCGATGAAAGTCATCAAGAACGAACTGCATTTCCCCCCTATCGAGTCCGTAGGCGTGGAAAGAAGCTGCATCAATTTCGGCCTGAAGTCGCCGACGCTCTGATTCCTCTTTAGCGGGTTCAATTCCGCCGAGCCGCTCCCGCATCTCCTCGAACTCCTCACCGTAGCAGTTGAGCCGGGCCGCCCGGTCTGAAATATAGTGGAACCAGTTGTCGCCCTCTGTGAGACGTGGGACCTGCGATTCTTCCAGTTTAAACCGGACAATGTGTGAATCGACCTTCGTCCGCATTAGGTAATCGAACGGAATGCTGTTCAGTAGACCGGTGATGACGAACAGTTCCTCATCATCGTAGGCACGTTCATAGATTGAACGGAGGGGATACTCTGAGAGGTCTTCCTGCTCCGGATTGACTTCATATGGCGAAAATGTCTGGAGTGTGTGAACACAAACAATTCCTTTAGGTAACACAGTCGAAATCATTGTCCGTTCGTCGGTAGGTCGGGCGATATCCCGGTAGATAATTCGGTATCCCGTGAAGTCTGGAAGGAGATCATCCATACAAAGGTCCTGTCCACGGTGTTCCTGAAGAAGATCGTTGACGAATCCCTTCTGTGATTTGCTGGTCTTTGGTCCACCAAACGCTTCGTATATGTCCTTTTTCGGCGTTCCACCGTTGTACGCCCGTTCCCGAACACGGTATTTAGCGCTCAGGTCCGGCCGATCTTCATCGACACTCCATAGTGAAGGGGAATCAAGACTCGAATCGAACGTGTTGTCGTGCTGGAACTGGTGAATGTTTGCTCCACCGTACACAGGGTAATCACCTTCATTTTCCTCTTCGACGAAACGGTCAGACGCCCGTGATCGATCCAGTTCACGGTGGGGAGTGACGTTCCACTTCTCTTCAATCTCTTCTCCCAACGGTGGGTGTGAGACAATACTCTTCAAAATACCCACTTCCTCAGGATGAGTGATATTAGGGAATATCCGTGCTTTCAGTGAATATTGCGAAAGCACTTCTCGAGGAATAGTAATTGCCATCTCATCAAAATGGCGGAGGACAGAAACATCACGCTGATCAAATACACCCTCTATCTGGTCCGTTTTACCACTGTTCTTGAAAGAGAGAATGGCGAATTGGTATCGATTGTCGATCTCCTCAAAGATTCCATGATTTTCGAAGCCCACTAACGTCTTGATCTCTGCGTCATCAAGTAATTTTAATCTGAGATCCTTTGAGAAGGACCCACTGAAGATAACTCCAGGGAGAACTTGCGCTACGTACCCTTGTTTGCTCACGAGGTCAAATAGTCTCTCAAAGAAGAGAGCAGCAAGGTTGTTTTCGTTCGGATCCTTGCGGCCGTCTATAACCGGCTTCTGGAGAGTGTATTCCGATCCATCAGTGAAGTACCGCATTTGCTTCTCTATCTGCTCTTGATACTCCTCCCATCCCTCGGAAATCTCCTCGTCTTCTAGCAGCTGTTTCTGCATCTCGTCCTTGTTCGAAGGCATCCGGGACCGGAACTGCTCATCAAACTTGACGAAGTAATCGTCGCGACTTGCTCGAAGCTGGTCCCAAGGAGGATTCCCGATAATGAGATCAAAACCTCCCTGGTCGTAGACTAGCGCGAATTCGAGAATCCAATGAAAGGGATAGAATTCTTGAACTTGATCCAGAGTGATTTCAGCGCTGGCACTGTGGAACTCATCTAGCACCTTGTTGTCCAGATTCTGACTGTAGCTGGTGATGAGTGACTCTGCCTGACGACGGGCGTTGGTTGCTTCTTTTGAGGAATTTGCCCTTTTGTGTTTCCGCTGAGCGTGGATTACGTCCTCGTAATACTCACTAACCGGTGTTTCTTCACCGATTCCATAATTTGTGAGTGAGGTATCACCCTCTTCGTTGACGGTTTCGATGAGGTCTGTAAATCCAATAAGACTGTTCCCCTGCCGAATGTTGAAATCAATATTCGGGAGCGGTTCGACCTCCCCTGGCTCGTCTTCGATATCCGCAACCATCGAGAGCCACAAACGAAGTTTACAGATCTCCACAGCGCCCTCGTCGATATCCACCCCGTAGAGGTTATCCAGAATAATCGAGCGTTTTGCGTATAGCGACTCCCCACCATGCCTACCCTCGATACTTTCTAATTCCTCGCGACTACGACTCTCCAGCTCCCAGCCTTGTCCCTCTGATTCGAGTTGCTGGAAATACTCAATGCATTGCATGTATAGGTCCATCAGCACCTCCTGTGCGGCGAGCAGGAAGGCGCCACTTCCTACGGCAGGATCGAGAATGTGCGCTTCCTTCAGAATATCGTGGTAGAGAGTCTCCACATGGCTGGTCTGGACCTTTTCCGTTGGAACTTGCTGAGTTATGGTTCCGCCATCGGCAACAGCTTCTGTGCTAGTATCTGCTTCGGGCACGGGGAATCCGAACACATTGTCGATCTCGTCGTAGTCTGCGTCCACAGTCTCGTTGAGCTGATCGAGCAGATACGGATGGATCGTCCGGCGGGCCATGAACCCCGTGATCTCTTCCGGTGTGTAGTACGCCCCCATCTCCTTCTGATTGACCGTTTGCTCAAAGATGTGGCCCAAGATCGCCGGGGAGAGGTTCTTGGGATCAACGATGTCGAGTCGTTCGTCAACGTTCCAATTCCAGTCGGAGAGGAAGTCGAGGATATCGTCGAAGAGCTCGTTCGTTTCCTCAGCAGGGCCACCTAACTTCGCGTCCTCGAACTCTTCTTCGACGGGATTCCTTGCGAACAAGCCACCGTTCAGGTACGGAAGACTACCGAAGTCAGGGTTTTGCTTGTCTTCTGCTAGGTATTCGAAGAAGAGCGGTTCGTAGAACTCTTCGTAGTGGTCACCACCCTCGTCAACGACTTCATTCGGCTGTTCGTGAAGGTAGTTCGGGTTCCGATCAAGGAGGCGCTTTTCTTGGATGAAGTAGAGGAAAATCATCCGGTCAAGGATGACCTGCACATATCGTTGCTTCGCATCACCCCGATCGTCGGGAATGCCCGTGACCTCTTGAATGAGATCTGTCCGGAGTTCTTCGAACTGTTCATAGAACTCCTTGACAACCTGTTGTGTGTCGTAGAGCGTATCGTATATCGCAGCGGAGGAGCCGTACTCGATCGAGTTCAGTTTCTGGAGAATAGTGTTCTTTTCTCCGCTGTCCCGCGTGAACTGCTCCTTCGAGAACGAAATCTTTTGATGCTTAATTCGACCGTGCTGCTGCCCCTCCCAGCTTCGGACTCGCGTAATGAAGGTGAAAGTCTCGAAATCGTTGGTGGCAACGAGGTTGGTGTGCCGTGAGCGATTTTCCGGTTTGAAGTCCGTGGCAGTCTCACCGGGACCAGCATTGACAATGACGATGAATTCGTCATCATCAAGCTGGACTACGAGTTCGTTATCGCCCCCTAGTTTCGGGCGTGGTTTGAGCCCGCGTTTTTCAAAGGAGTTCGCGATATCCTGTAAAGAGTCCCAGCCCGCGATATCGGATGCAGTAATCTGCTGGAGAGTCATACCACCTGCAAGTTGCTTTACTCATATGAAAATGATGGATATGAGCGTGACTTTCGACTGAACTGGTCAATCCACTTGTTGAATAGAGTGTAAGAAGCAGCTCGTATTTTACCAGTATTCGTAGATTAAGTCGAAAACAGCCAATAGCGAACCACTCAGTTGATGCAATGCATTGAGTATTTCCAGCGGCTCGAATCAGAGGGACAAGGCTGGGAGCTAGAATCCAGAACACGAGAAGAGATAGAGGAAATCGAGTCTGGAAAAGGCTCATCAGCACTCTACGCAAAGCGAACGGCTATCCTCAACAATTTGTACGGAGTCGATATCGACGAAGGTGCTGTTGAGATCTGCAAGCTCAGGCTCTGGTTGTCGATGGTCGCTGATATCGAGGACGAACCGAGCGAGGTGGAGCCGCTCCCCAATATCGATTTCAACGTACGGCAGGGGAACAGCCTAATCGGTCAACTCGATACGGACATTGAGAGTAACGAAGACGGAGACAGCGATCTCGATTCTTGGGAGGTGAAAACTCGTTTTGAGGACGTGAAAGAGGCCATCAAGAAGCATAAGAAAGCGGAGACCAGTGTTGAAGCACAAGAATGGCGGAAAGAAGCAGAAGACAGAATAGAGGAACATCGGGACAAATTTGACGAAATTCTTCGGCGAGAATTCCAAGACGCTGGCTTTGACGACATAACGATCAAGGAAATCCGGGAGTGGTCTCCCTTCCACTGGCCGTTGGAGTTCGCCGACGTCTTCGAGAAAGGCGGATTCGACGTGTTCATCGGGAACCCACCGTGGGACATGCTCTACGCGAATCGCGACGACTTCTTTATCCGCTACGATGAGCAGTTCCGTACCTATCCGTCGGAGGAAAAGGATGGTGTGATGGAAGACCTTCTCTCAAACCCCAAAGTTGCGTGGGAATGGGAGGACTACAAGGAATCGATGGAAACTCAGGCAGATTTCTTTACGCAGGGAGATGTCTATAAGCTCCAATCTCCGGTGGTGGGCGGTCGAACGATGCCGACAAAGAACGAACTTTCGGCTCTTTTTCTTGAGCGGGTCTTCAGACTTTCCAGAGACGGCGTGAAGGTGAGTCTGCTCCTCCCCGGTACTATCTTCGGGGGAGTAATGGGGAAAGACCTCCGAATGCATCTGCTGGACCATACGGACGTGGAGAATCTCATCGGGTTCGAGAACAAGGGTATCTTTGAGGCCATCGACGATAGATACCGGTTCGCGATTCTGACGTTCGAATATGGGGGGAAGACATCAGCTCTTCGGGGGATATTCAACCAACGTGACATGGATATAGTCTACAGGATCGAAGATGAGGCAGTCAACATTCCGCGCGATGTACTCGTCAGTTATTCTCCAGAAGGGGGAATCTTCCCATCCATCACCTCGCAGATCGAAGTAAGCGTCTTGGAGAAGGTAGTTGAGCAGCCTTCCTTGGGTGAAGATTTAGAGGAGGCTTGGACAGTTGATATGCTCACTAAGGAGTTCGTTGAATCGACTGATAAGGATAGGCTCCTGACATCGCCGGAGGAGGCCGACTATCCCGTCTATGGCGGCAAAAATATCCACCAGTTCCAGTACGATAATACCCACACAGAAGCGTTAGATGGACCGCAGTACTGGAGTCGTGAGATGTACGATCCACCGAATAGTGCTCAGTACCGTGTTCGAGAAAAGAAATTCAACAGGGGTAATCTCAAACGGGCAATCTATGACGCCTTTGGAGGTTCAGAGACGAGCAAGTCTCAAGTTCAATTCGTAGATAAACTACTCGAAGAACACCGTGGTCACGGACTTGAGGAAGAAGATGTCCTGCTCGATTGCACTGAATACCGAATCGGCATTCGAGACGTTTCTCGATCTCGGGACGAGCGGACGATCATAGCGACGGTACTTCCGAAGGACGTCATCTGTCTCCACACCATTAACACGTTCAAGCCGTTCGCTATTGAGCCTGAAGAGGAACACCTCACAGAGTCCCCACTTCGGTCACCCTACGTCCGGCGATTTACGGATCAAGAACTCTTCGCGGCAACGGGACTCCTGAACAGCATTGCGTTCGATTTCCTGATGCGAACCAAAGTCGAGACGCACATCGTCAAGCGCGAGCTATTGGAATCCCAGCTACCACGCCTCACCGACGGAGATGACTGGTTCTATTATATCGCTGAACGAGCTGCCCGGTTGAACTGTTACGGAGAAGAATTCAAAGAAATGCGTGAGCGACTCGGCGGAATCGAGGCAGCGGTAGAAGATCAAGAACGCAGAGAATTACAGGCTGAAATCGACGCGGCCGCATTCCACGCGTATGGCCTGAAACGTCGTGACGTGAAGTTTGTCCTCGACGACTTCCATCGCGTTGAGAATCCGAAGCTGATGGACGAGATGTACTTCGATCTGGTCTTGGAGAAATATGATCTGCTGGATCAGAAGGGGCCCCTACCGTAGCTCCCGAATCACTGTCCGACAACCCCCCAGCATACGAGCTTCGCTTGTACATCACTCTCTCCCATCAGTTTTGTCTGATATTCAGTAGAGGCTTCGACGTTCTCTTCTAAGAACTCCTCAAGCTGACTGAGGAACTCCACGGTCGGCCACTCTGGGAAGGAGTCGTACTGCTCGTTCTGGCGAAAGATCTCCCGTAGAATTCGGTCTTCATCTGTGTTCGCCAGCTTTACCTCCTGTAGCCGCTCTTCGATGCCGTTAGCCCATTCTCCTATTGTTTCGAACTCTTCGACAGGAGCCGGCTCATCACCGTGATTCGGCTGAACGTAGTGACTGATGAAATCGAGGATCGTCTCCTGTTCCTTCGAGAAGGCCTCTCCCTGTTTGAAAGCACCCTCAACTTGGCCTTCTCGAATCACCTCAAGACGCTCGTCAAGCACTGCTTGAATTTCACCGCGATTCGATAACACCGTATCTGGATTTCCGGTAATCGGTTCGCCGTCAACTGAAGGGTCGA
Proteins encoded:
- a CDS encoding transcription initiation factor IIB; this translates as MATSEIYETAFDEDVQNDTTNQCPECDGRVATNVAETVCEKCGLVLEDERIDHGPEWRSFSDDEQNRERTGAPLTATRHDRGLSTEIGRGTDANGNQLSGRKRRQLGRLRREQSRGRFQSKAERNLAHGLGEVRRISSGLDLTETIRDQACQLFRSAQNEDLLRGHSIEAMAAASVHGACRCNGLSRTLEEITEPARVEQARVRTAYQTLNTELGLPAQPVRPSGFIPQLASELDIPEQIRHRARQLADQAESAGAVSGVDPTGFAAACIYKAGCDAGRLMVQSEVAWAANVSTVTIRTHRDTLDELAV
- a CDS encoding DNA-binding protein; its protein translation is MSSNNASGKVVSVDEQALKQADEQAVDADGFEVVEETPELRATVEQEVQAKVDANHPDGIKETNNERIQGATLEQEERIRAREAELERISIRAKVSRQDGRAERARDIAAKRSKERRREFQKRAASVTPMADPERPDPREELSQDELASVNEQTQRLSEKLDGWTRAAISRRLAERVVEGAGMMSAVVGVHEELQTAPGHVIPIGKLEDVNRKEVSISGRVDTLWEPSHPSIAQVGLIEDESGRTRVTVWKNSQAPWMEEGEQVCIRGAARNWYEGRVSLAVTGWTTIQFPERGRWWE
- a CDS encoding site-specific integrase translates to MEATRERALSEREFELLLEGAGRISDTQRRLETRAAILLGGRLGLRPGETTHLSTSWIDLERQMIQIPKQEDCTKGRDGGICGYCRQAVKQRMDHNPKKDFQSFADSYWLPKTEAASRTVPYHFSYRVRIAIELLLDEHGGWPYSFSTLQRRLETALELSPELSNDATSLHGLRATAASYHAGRGLDLPALRAMFGWEDITTARQYLNVDGAMTRRALDSIHQ
- a CDS encoding Eco57I restriction-modification methylase domain-containing protein, translating into MTLQQITASDIAGWDSLQDIANSFEKRGLKPRPKLGGDNELVVQLDDDEFIVIVNAGPGETATDFKPENRSRHTNLVATNDFETFTFITRVRSWEGQQHGRIKHQKISFSKEQFTRDSGEKNTILQKLNSIEYGSSAAIYDTLYDTQQVVKEFYEQFEELRTDLIQEVTGIPDDRGDAKQRYVQVILDRMIFLYFIQEKRLLDRNPNYLHEQPNEVVDEGGDHYEEFYEPLFFEYLAEDKQNPDFGSLPYLNGGLFARNPVEEEFEDAKLGGPAEETNELFDDILDFLSDWNWNVDERLDIVDPKNLSPAILGHIFEQTVNQKEMGAYYTPEEITGFMARRTIHPYLLDQLNETVDADYDEIDNVFGFPVPEADTSTEAVADGGTITQQVPTEKVQTSHVETLYHDILKEAHILDPAVGSGAFLLAAQEVLMDLYMQCIEYFQQLESEGQGWELESRSREELESIEGRHGGESLYAKRSIILDNLYGVDIDEGAVEICKLRLWLSMVADIEDEPGEVEPLPNIDFNIRQGNSLIGFTDLIETVNEEGDTSLTNYGIGEETPVSEYYEDVIHAQRKHKRANSSKEATNARRQAESLITSYSQNLDNKVLDEFHSASAEITLDQVQEFYPFHWILEFALVYDQGGFDLIIGNPPWDQLRASRDDYFVKFDEQFRSRMPSNKDEMQKQLLEDEEISEGWEEYQEQIEKQMRYFTDGSEYTLQKPVIDGRKDPNENNLAALFFERLFDLVSKQGYVAQVLPGVIFSGSFSKDLRLKLLDDAEIKTLVGFENHGIFEEIDNRYQFAILSFKNSGKTDQIEGVFDQRDVSVLRHFDEMAITIPREVLSQYSLKARIFPNITHPEEVGILKSIVSHPPLGEEIEEKWNVTPHRELDRSRASDRFVEEENEGDYPVYGGANIHQFQHDNTFDSSLDSPSLWSVDEDRPDLSAKYRVRERAYNGGTPKKDIYEAFGGPKTSKSQKGFVNDLLQEHRGQDLCMDDLLPDFTGYRIIYRDIARPTDERTMISTVLPKGIVCVHTLQTFSPYEVNPEQEDLSEYPLRSIYERAYDDEELFVITGLLNSIPFDYLMRTKVDSHIVRFKLEESQVPRLTEGDNWFHYISDRAARLNCYGEEFEEMRERLGGIEPAKEESERRRLQAEIDAASFHAYGLDRGEMQFVLDDFHRVSNPRIMTEAYIEKVAEKYTHLGDVGPME
- a CDS encoding BREX-1 system adenine-specific DNA-methyltransferase PglX, translated to MQCIEYFQRLESEGQGWELESRTREEIEEIESGKGSSALYAKRTAILNNLYGVDIDEGAVEICKLRLWLSMVADIEDEPSEVEPLPNIDFNVRQGNSLIGQLDTDIESNEDGDSDLDSWEVKTRFEDVKEAIKKHKKAETSVEAQEWRKEAEDRIEEHRDKFDEILRREFQDAGFDDITIKEIREWSPFHWPLEFADVFEKGGFDVFIGNPPWDMLYANRDDFFIRYDEQFRTYPSEEKDGVMEDLLSNPKVAWEWEDYKESMETQADFFTQGDVYKLQSPVVGGRTMPTKNELSALFLERVFRLSRDGVKVSLLLPGTIFGGVMGKDLRMHLLDHTDVENLIGFENKGIFEAIDDRYRFAILTFEYGGKTSALRGIFNQRDMDIVYRIEDEAVNIPRDVLVSYSPEGGIFPSITSQIEVSVLEKVVEQPSLGEDLEEAWTVDMLTKEFVESTDKDRLLTSPEEADYPVYGGKNIHQFQYDNTHTEALDGPQYWSREMYDPPNSAQYRVREKKFNRGNLKRAIYDAFGGSETSKSQVQFVDKLLEEHRGHGLEEEDVLLDCTEYRIGIRDVSRSRDERTIIATVLPKDVICLHTINTFKPFAIEPEEEHLTESPLRSPYVRRFTDQELFAATGLLNSIAFDFLMRTKVETHIVKRELLESQLPRLTDGDDWFYYIAERAARLNCYGEEFKEMRERLGGIEAAVEDQERRELQAEIDAAAFHAYGLKRRDVKFVLDDFHRVENPKLMDEMYFDLVLEKYDLLDQKGPLP